The following is a genomic window from Candidatus Desulfarcum epimagneticum.
TATCCGGACCCTGTTCGACGCCATTGAGAAGGCGGTGGGCAAATCCGCCTCCATCGGAACCACCATGCTGGAGTGGGACTAAAATATAAGCTGAGGCCCGGGGGGATCAGGAATTTTTGAGCCGGATTTTCACCGAGTTCACATGGGCGCCCAGCCCTTCGACGCCGGCCAGGCGAATGATGTCTTCGGCCTCTTTTTCAAACGCCTCCCGGGTGTAGTAAATCAGGCTTGTTTTTTTGACGAAATGATCCACGGACAAAGCCGAGGCGAAACGGGCGGCCCCGGCCGTGGGCAGCACATGGTTGGGGCCGGCGATGTAGTCCCCCACCGGCTCGGGGGTGTGGGACCCCATGAACACGGCCCCGGCGTTTCTGATTTTTCCGATCACGGAAAAGGGGTCCTGGATGTGAAGCTCCAGATGCTCCGGCGCCATTCGGTTGGAAAGGCCGATGGCGGCGTCGATGTCTTTAACGATCACAATGGCCCCGTATCGGGCCATGGATTTCTCGGCGATATCCCTTCTGGACAGCCCCTTGAGCTGGGACTCGATTTCTCCGGCCGTTTCGTCGGCTGTTTTCCGGGAGTCGGTGATCAGGATGGAGGAGGACAGGGGGTCGTGCTCGGCCTGGGAAAGCAGGTCCGCCGCGATGAAGGCCGGGTTCGCCTCGCGGTCGGCGATGACCAGCACTTCGCTGGGGCCCGCGATCATGTCGATGCCCACCGATCCGGACACGATTTTTTTGGCCAGGGTCACGAACATGTTCCCGGGTCCGGCGATGACATCCACCCTTTCAATGGTTTCGGTCCCGTAGGCCAGGGCCGCGATGGCCCACGCGCTTCCGATTTTGTACACGGCGTCGGCCCCGGTTCGTTTCGCCGCCGCCAGGATGTGGGGGCTTAAAGAGCCGTCCTTCCGGGAAGGCGCGCAGACCGAGACATGGCCCGCGCCCGCGATTTTGGCCGGGATGACGCCCATCAGAACCGAGGACACCAGGGGGGTGTCGCCCCCCCTTCCCCCGGGAACGTAAACGCCCGCCCGGTCCACGGGGTTGGCCAGCTGGCCCAGGAGGGTTCCGGGCCGGTCGGCGTGGATCCAGGAACGGGGGGACTGGAGCCGGTGAAACGCCTCCACCTGGGAGGCCGCCTTTTCCAGGGAGGAAAGAAACGCCGGGTCTGTTTTTTTAAACGCCTCCTCCATTTCCCGCTCCGAGACCCGCAGGGAGTCCATGTCCAGGGCGTCCGAGTCGAACCGGCGGACGTAGCCCAGAAGCGCCCGGTCGCCGTTTTTTCGAACATCTTCAAGGATTTCAGTCACGTATTCTATGTCTTCCCTTCGGATCTCCAGGCCTCTTTCCGAGATGGCCCGGACCTTTTTCTCAGCCTCCGGGGACGGGTGGTCGTAAAATGGGATGACGGACATGTCTTTGCCTTATCCTGTTTTTTGAGTGTTGGGGGAAAACGGGAGGCATAAAAGCCGCCCGGCCTGTCCTGGGGGCTATAAACCATGAAACACGGTCTTTGTCAATCGCGGGATTGACACACCTGACGCCGAAGGTGTATGATTGGGCCAGGGAAAACGGAAAAATCTTCGCCTGTTGTTAAAAAATTTTTCCAAAGGATTTGTTTTGAGTGGAGTTTATGGAGCATTCTTTCAAAAATCGCGCCGGGTCCGGGGATGAGATCAGGCAAAGCGTCCGGTCCCTTTTTTCGGAGATCAGGGCGGGGCTTTTATCGGCGTCGGAAGACGGCCGCGTCGGCTTTGAGCGCTCCGAGGAAACCGCCCGTGTGATGGAGGGCTGGGGCCGCGCTGAAAAAGACGCCGGAACAAAACAGGGAAGAGAGGCGGAGCCCTGCCGGGGATGCGGGCTTTTCGAAAACCGGGCCCGCATGCTTCCGGGCCGGGGGGACCCCCGGGCCCGGCTCATGTTCGCGGGAAACTGGCCGGAATGGTTCTGGAATCTGGACGAAACGCCGGACCCCGAGGGGGCGCTTTTTTTAAAAATTGTCCAGTCCACGGGAATCGACCCGGGCCGGGTCCGCGTCGTTCCCCTGGCGGAATGCCCCGCCCCCGGGGGCCGGAGGGCCTTTGGCGATGAAATTCAAAAATGCCGGCCTTCTCTCATGGGCCGGATTCAAAAGACGGCGCCCGACATTATCTGCGCCATGGGCGCCGAGGCGTCGGCCGCTCTTTTGGGAAAGGATTTTCCCTTTTTATCCCAAAGGGGCCGTTTCCACGATTTGAAAGACGACCGGAGCCGGGGTCCAAAGCGGATCCGGGTCATGCCCACCCACCATCCGGCGGCCCTTTTGAAGGATCCCGGCCTGAAGCGGGAGGCGTGGGAGGATATTAAAAAAATCATAAAGGAATACAACCGGTGAAACGACATCTTTTTTTGACCGTCTTCATCGCGCTGATGGCGGTCATGGCGGCGGAATGGACTCTCCCGGACTTCGTCGAGAGCCGGGAAAAGAAGATTTACATGATTCGGGTCTCGGGGGGCGTGGGCCCGGGCCTGGCCCATTTCATCCAAAAGGGCCTGGAGTCGGCGGCCGGGGACAACGCGGCGTGCGTCATCATTGAGCTGGACACCCCCGGGGGGCTTGGGGAATCCATGCGCCGGATCATCATGGACATACTGGCCAGCCCGGTTCCGGTGGTGGTGTACGTGTCCCCGTCCGGCGCCCGGGCCGCCTCGGCCGGGGCGCTGATCACCATGGCGGCGGACATCGCGGCCATGGCGCCGGGCGCCAACATCGGCGCGGCCGGCCCGGTGGGCATGGGCGGCAAGGAGATCGCCGAAACCATGGCCAAAAAGGTGATCAACGACATGGTGGCCAACGCCCGGAGCGTGGCTGAGAAACGGGGAAGAAACGCCGACTGGGTGGAAAAGGCCATTCGGGAAAGCGTGTCCATCACCGAAACCCAGGCCCTTGAAAACAACGTCATCGATCTCATCGCCAAAGACATGGGCGATCTCATTTCCCGGCTCGACGGTTTTAAAACCCGGGACAAGGGCGTTCTGGAACTGGACGGGGCCGTGAAGATCGTCTTTGAAGAGACCTTAAGGACCCGGATTCTAAAAATCATCAGCGATCCCAACATCGCCTATATCCTCATGATGATCGGCCTGGCCGGGCTGTACCTGGAGTTTTCCCATCCCGGCGTTCTGTTCCCGGGGGTGGCGGGGGCCATCGCCATTGTCCTGGCCTTGTTCGCCTTCCAGACTCTGCCGGTGAACTACGCCGGCGTTCTTCTCATTCTTCTGGCCGTGGTCTTTTTTATCCTGGAGATGAAAATCGCCAGCTACGGGCTTTTGAGCCTGGCCGGGACCCTGTGTCT
Proteins encoded in this region:
- a CDS encoding putative Uracil-DNA glycosylase (Evidence 3 : Putative function from multiple computational evidences), whose protein sequence is MEFMEHSFKNRAGSGDEIRQSVRSLFSEIRAGLLSASEDGRVGFERSEETARVMEGWGRAEKDAGTKQGREAEPCRGCGLFENRARMLPGRGDPRARLMFAGNWPEWFWNLDETPDPEGALFLKIVQSTGIDPGRVRVVPLAECPAPGGRRAFGDEIQKCRPSLMGRIQKTAPDIICAMGAEASAALLGKDFPFLSQRGRFHDLKDDRSRGPKRIRVMPTHHPAALLKDPGLKREAWEDIKKIIKEYNR
- the hisD gene encoding Histidinol dehydrogenase, with product MSVIPFYDHPSPEAEKKVRAISERGLEIRREDIEYVTEILEDVRKNGDRALLGYVRRFDSDALDMDSLRVSEREMEEAFKKTDPAFLSSLEKAASQVEAFHRLQSPRSWIHADRPGTLLGQLANPVDRAGVYVPGGRGGDTPLVSSVLMGVIPAKIAGAGHVSVCAPSRKDGSLSPHILAAAKRTGADAVYKIGSAWAIAALAYGTETIERVDVIAGPGNMFVTLAKKIVSGSVGIDMIAGPSEVLVIADREANPAFIAADLLSQAEHDPLSSSILITDSRKTADETAGEIESQLKGLSRRDIAEKSMARYGAIVIVKDIDAAIGLSNRMAPEHLELHIQDPFSVIGKIRNAGAVFMGSHTPEPVGDYIAGPNHVLPTAGAARFASALSVDHFVKKTSLIYYTREAFEKEAEDIIRLAGVEGLGAHVNSVKIRLKNS
- a CDS encoding Serine protease, translating into MKRHLFLTVFIALMAVMAAEWTLPDFVESREKKIYMIRVSGGVGPGLAHFIQKGLESAAGDNAACVIIELDTPGGLGESMRRIIMDILASPVPVVVYVSPSGARAASAGALITMAADIAAMAPGANIGAAGPVGMGGKEIAETMAKKVINDMVANARSVAEKRGRNADWVEKAIRESVSITETQALENNVIDLIAKDMGDLISRLDGFKTRDKGVLELDGAVKIVFEETLRTRILKIISDPNIAYILMMIGLAGLYLEFSHPGVLFPGVAGAIAIVLALFAFQTLPVNYAGVLLILLAVVFFILEMKIASYGLLSLAGTLCLFLGSIMLFNGDGSAGVRISWQVLGTTLTAVSGFFIVVAWLVFRSQSRKPLTGGTGLVGETGVAAEPITPEGRVMVHGEIWKARSPVEIEKGASARVVSVKGLALEVEPADPETDGA